In the genome of Thunnus maccoyii chromosome 15, fThuMac1.1, whole genome shotgun sequence, one region contains:
- the LOC121913755 gene encoding homocysteine-responsive endoplasmic reticulum-resident ubiquitin-like domain member 2 protein isoform X2: MDQGVVDSPVTLVIRAPNQKYNDQTINCFQNWTVEKLKAHLSDVYPSKPSSKDQRLVYSGKLLLDHLTLKDVLRKDEYHMLHLVCPSRTPPSSPKPPRSHGNKPQENSAGPAAPQNANSPSVSAQDGQSSTAESSDGLRQRAGPFPYHQMYPQFMHSWSQYSQQSTPPTNMPSYYNPMTLMWWQQLYARQYYMHYQLLAASSQHLRPDQPLTQSNQPDPLSQRPQVDRRGNPEVQMNAQGGEILNEEELNRDWLDWVYTFSRAAILLSIVYFYSSFSRFVMVMMAMLVLYLHQAGWFPFNLENELQLPGDRANQDDLEGELQNHDLQEMEGVMDDGSDDDGESGEEGAEDPNSVPHTGFLSSTWSFIITFFMSLIPEGPPNAAN; the protein is encoded by the exons ATGGATCAAGGTGTTGTGGACAGTCCTGTTACCCTTGTCATCAGGGCTCCCAACCAGAAGTACAATGATCAGACCATCAACTGTTTCCAGAACTGGACTGTGGAGAAACTCAAAGCCCACCTGTCCGACGTATACCCGAGTAAACCT agctcCAAAGACCAGAGGCTGGTGTATTCTGGGAAACTGCTTTTGGATCACTTAACTTTAAAAGATGTGCTCAGAAAG GATGAGTACCATATGCTCCATCTGGTGTGCCCCTCCAGAACCCCTCCCAGCTCCCCGAAGCCCCCCCGCAGCCACGGTAACAAGCCTCAGGAGAACTCAGCCGGTCCCGCG GCACCTCAAAACGCTAATAGTCCTTCCGTCTCTGCTCAAGATGGCCAGTCGTctacagcagagagcagtgaTGGGCTCAGGCAACGGGCTGGACCCTTCCCTTACCACCAGATGTACCCACAATTTATGCACAG CTGGTCTCAGTACTCTCAACAATCAACTCCTCCCACAAACATGCCCTCTTATTACAACCCCATGACGCTAATGTGGTGGCAGCAGCTGTACGCCCGGCAGTACTACATGCATTA TCAGTTACTGGCTGCCTCCTCTCAGCACCTAAGGCCAGACCAGCCCCTGACGCAGTCTAACCAGCCCGATCCTCTGAGCCAGCGACCTCAGGTGGATCGCCGTGGCAACCCAGAGGTCCAGATGAACGCGCAGGGAGGGGAGATCCTGAACGAGGAGGAGCTGAACCGGGATTGGCTAGACTGGGTGTACACATTTTCACGTGCTGCGATTTTACTCAGTATAGTCTACTTCTACTCGTCCTTCAGCCGGTTTGTCATGGTGATGATGGCCATGCTGGTGCTTTATCT gcaCCAGGCTGGCTGGTTTCCCTTCAACCTGGAGAATGAGCTCCAGCTCCCAGGAGACAGAGCCAATCAGGACGATCTGGAGGGAGAGCTACAAAACCACGACTTACAAGAAATG GAAGGAGTTATGGATGACGGCTCAGATGATGACGGTGAAAGTGGAGAGGAAGGCGCAGAGGACCCGAACAGTGTCCCCCACACAGGcttcctgtcctccacctgGTCGTTTATCATAACCTTCTTCATGTCCCTCATCCCAGAGGGACCGCCAAATGCTGCTAACTGA
- the LOC121913755 gene encoding homocysteine-responsive endoplasmic reticulum-resident ubiquitin-like domain member 2 protein isoform X1 has product MDQGVVDSPVTLVIRAPNQKYNDQTINCFQNWTVEKLKAHLSDVYPSKPSSKDQRLVYSGKLLLDHLTLKDVLRKQDEYHMLHLVCPSRTPPSSPKPPRSHGNKPQENSAGPAAPQNANSPSVSAQDGQSSTAESSDGLRQRAGPFPYHQMYPQFMHSWSQYSQQSTPPTNMPSYYNPMTLMWWQQLYARQYYMHYQLLAASSQHLRPDQPLTQSNQPDPLSQRPQVDRRGNPEVQMNAQGGEILNEEELNRDWLDWVYTFSRAAILLSIVYFYSSFSRFVMVMMAMLVLYLHQAGWFPFNLENELQLPGDRANQDDLEGELQNHDLQEMEGVMDDGSDDDGESGEEGAEDPNSVPHTGFLSSTWSFIITFFMSLIPEGPPNAAN; this is encoded by the exons ATGGATCAAGGTGTTGTGGACAGTCCTGTTACCCTTGTCATCAGGGCTCCCAACCAGAAGTACAATGATCAGACCATCAACTGTTTCCAGAACTGGACTGTGGAGAAACTCAAAGCCCACCTGTCCGACGTATACCCGAGTAAACCT agctcCAAAGACCAGAGGCTGGTGTATTCTGGGAAACTGCTTTTGGATCACTTAACTTTAAAAGATGTGCTCAGAAAG CAGGATGAGTACCATATGCTCCATCTGGTGTGCCCCTCCAGAACCCCTCCCAGCTCCCCGAAGCCCCCCCGCAGCCACGGTAACAAGCCTCAGGAGAACTCAGCCGGTCCCGCG GCACCTCAAAACGCTAATAGTCCTTCCGTCTCTGCTCAAGATGGCCAGTCGTctacagcagagagcagtgaTGGGCTCAGGCAACGGGCTGGACCCTTCCCTTACCACCAGATGTACCCACAATTTATGCACAG CTGGTCTCAGTACTCTCAACAATCAACTCCTCCCACAAACATGCCCTCTTATTACAACCCCATGACGCTAATGTGGTGGCAGCAGCTGTACGCCCGGCAGTACTACATGCATTA TCAGTTACTGGCTGCCTCCTCTCAGCACCTAAGGCCAGACCAGCCCCTGACGCAGTCTAACCAGCCCGATCCTCTGAGCCAGCGACCTCAGGTGGATCGCCGTGGCAACCCAGAGGTCCAGATGAACGCGCAGGGAGGGGAGATCCTGAACGAGGAGGAGCTGAACCGGGATTGGCTAGACTGGGTGTACACATTTTCACGTGCTGCGATTTTACTCAGTATAGTCTACTTCTACTCGTCCTTCAGCCGGTTTGTCATGGTGATGATGGCCATGCTGGTGCTTTATCT gcaCCAGGCTGGCTGGTTTCCCTTCAACCTGGAGAATGAGCTCCAGCTCCCAGGAGACAGAGCCAATCAGGACGATCTGGAGGGAGAGCTACAAAACCACGACTTACAAGAAATG GAAGGAGTTATGGATGACGGCTCAGATGATGACGGTGAAAGTGGAGAGGAAGGCGCAGAGGACCCGAACAGTGTCCCCCACACAGGcttcctgtcctccacctgGTCGTTTATCATAACCTTCTTCATGTCCCTCATCCCAGAGGGACCGCCAAATGCTGCTAACTGA